The Deltaproteobacteria bacterium DNA window AGAAGATTTCCATACCCGGGCAATTCCTTGCCTCCGATTTTTGCTCCGATCATATCAAAAGAATGTTGATGTCCAAGTCGTGCCCATTCACCCTCGAGATAGCCGCCGTATCTCCATAGGATATTTCCGGAACCCTTATCAATAATAATAGACGCAGAAGGTTGACGTAAAGAGACCAGTATCAATTCCTTACCCGTGAAAATGGGATTGTCGGAGGAAAGAAACTGTATGGAATTTGCGTGTAGCCATCTCTTCCTGTAATCCAAAGGACACACGGGATATTCCTCTGCCTTCAGGTGATCTTCGGCAACCCACTTCCAGACAATTTTTCCTGATGGCTCTATCTCGGCAATCGTCTCACTTAAAATCACCCCTCCCTCATATTCTGTATTGGGTATCCCACCCTCCACCTCATCCGGCCTTTTGTGCTTTGACCAGAGAATCGCAATGATATTTCCATTGGGCATTTTGTCATAATCGTGATGGATAGC harbors:
- a CDS encoding aryl-sulfate sulfotransferase, which produces AIHHDYDKMPNGNIIAILWSKHKRPDEVEGGIPNTEYEGGVILSETIAEIEPSGKIVWKWVAEDHLKAEEYPVCPLDYRKRWLHANSIQFLSSDNPIFTGKELILVSLRQPSASIIIDKGSGNILWRYGGYLEGEWARLGHQHSFDMIGAKIGGKELPGYGNLLVFDNGMHNAAIEDWGLPRSKVVEIDPKTKKVVWAFTHHEEKFAGWMPPEFKFNSPYIAGAQRLPNGNTLICEGASGRIFEVTKGGEIVWEFINPERRALFRTYRYGPDFAGFMGKGLPKPD